AGGCCGAGTTCACCTACATGCCGTCCTATCCCTTCGCGCTGCAATCGGCGATTCGTGCTGCCGGCGTGCCGCGAGGATCGACGATCGGAGTATGGTCTTCGGTGGGAGAGCGCTCTTACGTGGATTGGCTGAATTCGGCGTATGGCGACCAATGGAGATTCGAAGAGCGTCCGGTTGTGTGCAGTGCCCGAATCGTCTGTCATCGCTGGGGTTATGTTTGTCCCGAGGCGGAATCGCTGTCGCTCCTGAATGAGCCGTTGATAGAAGATTGTCGCGATGCCCTGCTTGTTCCGAATGGTGTTTCCCGCTGCGGCAGCTTCGGGAAGTTCTCTGTTTTCGATTTCGCGCGCTGGCTGCCGCTGCCGTTCGGCGCCGTGCTCGTGGGTGAGTACTTCCCTGACAAAGTTGTGTGGGACAATTTCCATTGCCTTGACGTGACCAAGCGGAATCGCGTTCGTGAAGGACTGCAGATTCATTGGCGCCGCCGCGAAACTGAACTCGATCGAAGAATGAGCAATTTGCGCGCGGCATCCAAACTCTTTGCGCTGACGGGCATGCACTCGCCCCTGCCTGACCAAACTGCTCCGGCCTGCTATCTGTTTTCATCGGCGGAACCGTATTCGGTTCGTGCTATTCACGAGCGACTCGCCAGCTTCGGGGTGCACGCTGAATTCGACGAGAACGAGTCGCTGCTCGCGCTTCCATGTCACGCCCGTCTTGGTCAGGGACAGCTTGAGTACATGTTCGCGGCCATTCGCGGCATGATTAATCCCTGTTACACCTATGTCCGGCCCGACCCGGAGAAATCGAAATAGATGCCATCTCGTTATCTCGTTACCGGCGGCGCCGGATTCATCGGATCTAATATCGTTGAGAAACTCCTGACTCGCGGCGATTCCGTTCGGGTATTTGACAATCTTTCCACAGGCAAACGGGAAAATCTCGCTCCGTTTCTGAATGACATTGAGTTCATTGAAGGGGATCTGCGCGACGAGGCAGCCGTCCGGAATGCGACTGCAGGCTGTGATTACGTGCTTCACCAAGGCGCGCTCGGAAGCGTTCCGAGGTCAATCGCCGATCCCGTCACCACCAACGAAGTGAATATCAGAGGCACGTTGAACGCGCTGATGGCCGCACGTGATGCGGGTGTCAAACGCTTTGTGGCCGCTTCGAGTTCATCCGTGTATGGCAATACGCCTACGCTTCCTAAGGTCGAAAGTATGACCATGCTCCCGCGGTCGCCTTATGCAGTGAGCAAACTCGCCACCGAGAAGTATTGTCAGGCGTTTCACGCCGTATACGGGCTGGAGACGATTGCGCTGCGCTATTTCAATATCTTCGGCCCGAAGCAGGATCCGGCTTCGCAGTATGCTGCCGTCATTCCGTTGTTCATCACAAAAGCTATGCGCGGTGAAGCTCCTGTCGTGCACGGTGACGGCCTGCAGTCGCGTGACTTTACGTTCGTGGAAAATGCGGTGAGTGCCAATCTGCTCGCCTGTGATGCGCCATCTTCAAATGTTGCCGGTGAATTCTTCAATGTGGCGTGCGGTGCGCGCTACTCATTGATCGATATTCTCAATGGCATCGGTGACGCGCTGGGCAAAACGGTTACTCCGGTGCACGAACCCGCGCGTGCCGGCGATGTGCGCGATTCACTTGCCGACATCTCGAAAATTCAAGACGCTATGGGCTACAAGGTGCTGGTTCCCATGCAGGAAGGTCTTCGCCGCACCATGGATTACTATTTAAAGGTGAATAAATGAGCGTAGGTATGCTCAATCTGCAGGCGCAATTTCGGACGATCCGTGACGAAGTCATGGCCGAAGTCACGCAGATATTCGAAACTCAAAGTTTTATTCTTGGAAGCAGAGTCAAAGGGCTCGAGGAGAGTATGGCAAAACTCTCCGGTATGAAACACGGAATCGGAGTCTCCTCCGGAACAGACGCGCTTCTGTTGTCCGTTATGGCTTTGAAACCGAAACCCGGCGATGAAGTCATAACTACTCCCTACACATTTTTCGCGACAGCAAGCTCAATTGTGCGGGGCGGCGCGAAGCCTGTTTTCGTGGATATCGACGAGCATACGTTTAATGCCCGTGGTGACATGCTCGAATCCGTGATTACACCGCGAACACGTGCGCTGATGCCGGTGCATCTCTTCGGTCAAATGGTGGATCCGGCTGTTTGGAGTTCAGTTGCCAGGAAACACAATCTGCTCATCATCGAGGATGCCGCCCAGGCGGTCGGCGCGAAGTTCAATAATGTCGTTGCCGGAGGCTTTGGCGACCTGAACTGTTTCTCCTTCTATCCGACCAAGAATCTCGGCGGAGCAGGCGATGGAGGAATGGTGCTTGCTAACGATGACGCGCTGGCCCACGATGTTCGTATCAATCGCGTCCACGGCGGCAAGGATCGCTACTTTCACGACCAAATCGGTATTTGCGGCCGCCTCGATGAGCTCCAGGCCGCCGTGCTGCTTATCAAGTTCAAGCACCTTGAACAATGGAATAATCGCCGTCGCGCGATCGCCGCACTTTACAACGACGGTCTTAAAGCCACACCCGCAATCTGCCCGGTCGAAGCGCCCGGCGCATGGCACACGTATCATCAGTATTGTCTCCGTGTTCCCAAACGGGATGAGTTGATGGAGCATTTGAAGACCAAAGGGATCGGCAGTATGATCTATTATCCCGTGCCGCTTCATCTGCAAAAGTGCTTCGATTTCCTCGGATACAAGGAAGGAGCCTTCCCGGTTTCAGAGCGGTTGTCCAAGGAGTCTATCGCACTTCCCATGTCGGCCGAGCTGACGGATGCGGAAGTTCACGAAGTCTGTGACGCCGTCCGCGGCTTCTACGGCGGCGGCGGAGCTTAAATTCTGACGTTCGACTAAGAGAAATGCCAAGAAGTATTGAACGTAACATCTGGCTCAGGATTTTTCATCTCCTGACTGACCTCGGCCTCACCGCCGTCTCATTTGTGCTCGCCTTCGCGCTGCGCACTGAGATTCGTACGTTCTATTTCTTCGGCAGCGCACAATCCATACATAGCTACTACGAAGTCGGGGCGTTGATTCTGCTCATTTGGTGGCTCTTGCTGGACATGCAGAGGTCGTATGACACTGTGCAGCCTGCGAGTGTCTGGCAGGACTTCAAACTGGCGCTTCGCACAGCCGTGATTGGAACGGTGGTGCTCTTTGCCGCGACGTATATCCTGCGAATTGAACTCCCGCCGCGCTCCACAATCGGTTTGTTTACGCTGCTGAATACGCTGCTCCTGACCGTAAACAGAGTCTTCTTCCGCAGCATCCGCGAGTATATGCTAAGCGGCGGCGGATTGAATAAGCGTGTTCTTGTCATAGGCTCCGCGGATAAGGCCGCGCGGTTCGTCAAAACTCTTTCCGAACATCCGGGCTGGCCGATTCACCTGATTGGCTTCGTCGACACGGATCGTAAGCATGGCGCCAATGCGCCAGGCGAATTACACTATCTTGGCACGCCGGAAGACCTGACGGACATTCTGCATCAATATACGATTGACGAAGTGGTCTTTGCCGTCCCGACTCGCCAGATTTCCGAATGTACTGACATGCTCGCGTTGTGTGAACAGGAAGGCGTAAGAGCGGTCATCCTGTCCAACTGGTTTTCGAGTCTTGTTGCGCATGTCTCGACGGATATTCAGTATGACCAGCCGGTATTGATATACACTTCAATGCGGCACAAGGAGTGGCAGATTCTGGTGAAGCGCCTCTTCGACATTGCCTTTTCGGCCTTTCTGCTCATCCTGCTGTTCCCGCTCATGGCCGGTATCGCCATCGCCATCAAGCTGACGGATAACGGACCGATTTTCTATCGCTGGAAGGTTGTTGGTTTCAACAAGGAAAAGTTCACGGGCTACAAGTTTCGCACGATGGTCGTGGACGCCGACAAATTGAAGGCGAAACTCGAAGCACAAAACGAAATGAAAGGCGCGGTCTTCAAAATCAAGAATGATCCGCGCATTACTCCCGTCGGCCGCATCCTGCGCAAGTTCAGTCTCGATGAACTACCGCAGCTCTGGAGTGTGCTGAAAGGCGACATGTCTATCGTCGGACCGCGTCCGCCCCTCGAGACGGAATTGCCCCGCTTTGACAGTTGGCATCGCCGCAAACTCTCTGTGAAACCCGGCCTGACCTGTCTCTGGCAAATCTCCGGCCGCTCGAGCATCACCGATTTTGACGAATGGGTGAAACTCGATCTCGCCTATATTGACAATTGGACTCTCTGGCTGGATTTCAAAATTCTCATGAAAACCATACCTGCCGTTCTGCTCGGACGCGGCGCTCACTAATTGTAAGGATTCAAATTGCGCGTTCTTGTCACCGGCGGTGCCGGCTTTATCGGGTCACATACGACGGATGAATTGCTTCGCAGAGGATACGACGTCACGATTCTTGACAGCCTTGAGAAACCCGTTCACATGAAGGGCAAGCCGGACTATATTCCGGCTAAGGTGAAATTTATCGAAGGCGATGTCCGCGACCGCGGCAAAATGCTCGAAGCTCTCGATGGTGTTGAAGCCGTTTATCACTTCGCGGCATATCAGGACTATCTTCCTGACTTCTCCAAGTTCTTTCACGTCAACAGTGTCGGGACCGCGTTAATCTACGAACTCATCGTGGAAAAAAAGCTCCCTGTCAAAAAGGTTGTGGTGGCTTCATCACAAGCCGTGGCGGGTGAAGGACGCTATGTCGCATCGGACGGAAAACTTTTTCATCCCGAGTTGCGTCCCGTTTCGCAGCTTGACGGAGGCGAATGGGAGTTTCGTGACCCGCGCAACGGCGAAATCCTGACATGGCAGCCGACTCCGGAAACCGACGCTAAACCGCTGAACCAGTATGCACTGTCGAAGTATTCGCAGGAACTTATGACGCTCGCGTTCGGCAAACGCTATGACATCCCGTCCGTGGCCATGCGTTTCTCAATCGTTCAAGGTCCGCGTCAAAGCTTCTACAATAACTATTCCGGTGCCTGCCGCATATTTTCACTAAGCTACTTCTTCAATCGCGCCCCCCTTATCTATGAAGACGGTCAGCAAGTGCGCGACTTCGTCAATATTCACGACGTCGTGCAGGCCAATTTACTGGTGCTGGAGGATGATCGCGCGAACTACGAGATGTTCAACGTCGGCGGCGGCCGTGCCTATACGGTGACGGAATTCTGCTCGATTGTCGCAAAAGTTTTCGGCAAGGATGAGCTGCAACCGCGTGTTCCCGGCCTCTACCGCTTCGGCGATACTCGACACATAATATCGGATGTTGCCAAACTCAAATCCCTCGGCTGGAATCCAGTCCGCAGCGCCGAAGAGTCCGTTCGCGAGTATCGAGCCTACCTTGAAGAGCAAACGGACATTGACGACATCATGGACTTCGCCGAACAGAAAATGCAAAGTCTCAACGTGGTCAGGCCCGCGAAAGGAGCAATAGCCTAATGCGAGTTCTCGTTACCGGCGGTGCCGGTTTTATTGCGTCTCATGTGGCCGAAGGTTTTCTTGCGGCGGGACATGAAGTTGCAGTGCTTGATAATCTGAGCACGGGGTTTCGGCATAACGTCCCCAAAGACGCGACATTCTTTGAAGTGGATATTCGCGATGACGCGTCGGTCGAAAAAGTGATTCGTGCTTTCCGGCCCGACGTCATTGACCATCATGCGGCGCAGATGGATGTCCGCAAGTCGCTGGTTGATCCGGTTTTTGACGCCCAGTCGAATATCGTCGGATCGATAAACATTATCACTTCCGCGATGCGCCATAACGTCAAAAAGATTATCTATATCTCGACCGGCGGCGCTGTTTACGGTGAGCCCAAATCGCTTCCGGTAAACGAACAGCATCCGATTAATCCCGAATGCGCGTACGGTATTTCAAAGCATACCGTAGAGCACTATCTCGAACTCTACCGACTGCTCTACGACTTGCGATATACCGTGTTGCGCTACCCGAATGTATTCGGACCGCGGCAAAACCCTCACGGCGAAGCGGGAGTGATAGCCATCTTCGCAGGACTTTTTCTCGACGGAAAAACTCCGACGATTTTTGGTGACGGTGAACAGCTTCGCGACTACGTTTATGTTTCCGATTGCGTCCGCGCGAATCTGCTCGCCGTTGATTCCGGAGATGGTGAGATTCTGAATATCGGGTCGGGCGTCGGCACGTCGGTCAACACGTTGTTCAAGGAGCTTGCTGAGATTGCCGATTTCCGCGGAGAACCAATCTATGCTCCGCCGCGAACAGGTGAGATTCGCGCAGTCTATCTCGACGCTGCGCGTGCGGCGAATATCCTGAAGTGGAAAACGGAAGTGAAGCTTTCCGACGGACTGCGCAAGACGTGGGACTGGTGTAAGACTGCCCGGGAAAAGAGTTTCGCCGTCGCGTGAAAGCGTTAGTGCTTGCCGCGGGAATTGGCAGCAGACTCGGTGACCTGACGAAGAACACCCCGAAGTGTCTGTTGCCCGTCGCCGGACGGCCGCTGCTCGATTACTGGTGCGAAACGCTGTCTGCTGCAGGTGTGACGGATGTCTATATCAACACTCATCATCACGCCGGTCAGGTCCGCAACTTCATCGCGGCCAAACCCTGTGGACTGAACTTTGTTGAAGGTTACGAGGAAACCCTGCTCGGAAGTGCCGGAACGCTGCGGGCTGCGTATGACTTTCTTCGTAATGAAGAGCGGTTCTTCATTATCTACGCCGATAATTACGCCGAAATTGACTTGAGTCGTCTGCGCGAGTTTCACAGTCAGTCGGAGAATCCGCCGCTGGTGCTCGTGGCCTATCCGACACCGGAACCGACTCGCTGCGGCATTCTCGAACTGAGCGAATCAGGCCGGGTGATTGCTTTTGAAGAAAAACCTGCTCATCCCAAAACCAATTACGCCAACTCAGGAATTCATGTTGCAACACCGGAGCTCTTTCGGTGGGTTCCGGAAAGCGTTCCCGCGGACATTGGTTTCCATGTGCTGCCCCGGCTGGTAGGCAAAATGTACGGCTACGTAACTAACGAATTTATTCAAGACATTGGCACTCCCGAAGCGTATGCGGCTGTCTGCGCGCGCAGAGAGCGCAATTCCTAAGCATGGTTATTACACAAACTCCGCTTCGTCTTAGCTTTGCCGGCGGCGGCAGTGACTTGCCCGACTTCTATAAACAAGGTGCCGGCCAGGTCATCTCGACCGCAATTGATAAGTACATCTTTGTCATCATCAAGGAACGATTCGACGACAAAATCGTACTGAACTACTCGCGCAATGAAACTGTTGATGATGTCAGCGAAATAAAGCACGAGCTCATCCGTTCGGCAATGGAGGTCACCGGGCTCGGCAGCGGAGTTGAAATCTCGACGCT
This region of bacterium genomic DNA includes:
- a CDS encoding SDR family NAD(P)-dependent oxidoreductase, with the protein product MRVLVTGGAGFIGSHTTDELLRRGYDVTILDSLEKPVHMKGKPDYIPAKVKFIEGDVRDRGKMLEALDGVEAVYHFAAYQDYLPDFSKFFHVNSVGTALIYELIVEKKLPVKKVVVASSQAVAGEGRYVASDGKLFHPELRPVSQLDGGEWEFRDPRNGEILTWQPTPETDAKPLNQYALSKYSQELMTLAFGKRYDIPSVAMRFSIVQGPRQSFYNNYSGACRIFSLSYFFNRAPLIYEDGQQVRDFVNIHDVVQANLLVLEDDRANYEMFNVGGGRAYTVTEFCSIVAKVFGKDELQPRVPGLYRFGDTRHIISDVAKLKSLGWNPVRSAEESVREYRAYLEEQTDIDDIMDFAEQKMQSLNVVRPAKGAIA
- a CDS encoding sugar transferase, translating into MPRSIERNIWLRIFHLLTDLGLTAVSFVLAFALRTEIRTFYFFGSAQSIHSYYEVGALILLIWWLLLDMQRSYDTVQPASVWQDFKLALRTAVIGTVVLFAATYILRIELPPRSTIGLFTLLNTLLLTVNRVFFRSIREYMLSGGGLNKRVLVIGSADKAARFVKTLSEHPGWPIHLIGFVDTDRKHGANAPGELHYLGTPEDLTDILHQYTIDEVVFAVPTRQISECTDMLALCEQEGVRAVILSNWFSSLVAHVSTDIQYDQPVLIYTSMRHKEWQILVKRLFDIAFSAFLLILLFPLMAGIAIAIKLTDNGPIFYRWKVVGFNKEKFTGYKFRTMVVDADKLKAKLEAQNEMKGAVFKIKNDPRITPVGRILRKFSLDELPQLWSVLKGDMSIVGPRPPLETELPRFDSWHRRKLSVKPGLTCLWQISGRSSITDFDEWVKLDLAYIDNWTLWLDFKILMKTIPAVLLGRGAH
- a CDS encoding NAD-dependent epimerase/dehydratase family protein, whose product is MRVLVTGGAGFIASHVAEGFLAAGHEVAVLDNLSTGFRHNVPKDATFFEVDIRDDASVEKVIRAFRPDVIDHHAAQMDVRKSLVDPVFDAQSNIVGSINIITSAMRHNVKKIIYISTGGAVYGEPKSLPVNEQHPINPECAYGISKHTVEHYLELYRLLYDLRYTVLRYPNVFGPRQNPHGEAGVIAIFAGLFLDGKTPTIFGDGEQLRDYVYVSDCVRANLLAVDSGDGEILNIGSGVGTSVNTLFKELAEIADFRGEPIYAPPRTGEIRAVYLDAARAANILKWKTEVKLSDGLRKTWDWCKTAREKSFAVA
- a CDS encoding SDR family oxidoreductase, which translates into the protein MPSRYLVTGGAGFIGSNIVEKLLTRGDSVRVFDNLSTGKRENLAPFLNDIEFIEGDLRDEAAVRNATAGCDYVLHQGALGSVPRSIADPVTTNEVNIRGTLNALMAARDAGVKRFVAASSSSVYGNTPTLPKVESMTMLPRSPYAVSKLATEKYCQAFHAVYGLETIALRYFNIFGPKQDPASQYAAVIPLFITKAMRGEAPVVHGDGLQSRDFTFVENAVSANLLACDAPSSNVAGEFFNVACGARYSLIDILNGIGDALGKTVTPVHEPARAGDVRDSLADISKIQDAMGYKVLVPMQEGLRRTMDYYLKVNK
- a CDS encoding nucleotidyltransferase family protein, with product MKALVLAAGIGSRLGDLTKNTPKCLLPVAGRPLLDYWCETLSAAGVTDVYINTHHHAGQVRNFIAAKPCGLNFVEGYEETLLGSAGTLRAAYDFLRNEERFFIIYADNYAEIDLSRLREFHSQSENPPLVLVAYPTPEPTRCGILELSESGRVIAFEEKPAHPKTNYANSGIHVATPELFRWVPESVPADIGFHVLPRLVGKMYGYVTNEFIQDIGTPEAYAAVCARRERNS
- a CDS encoding DegT/DnrJ/EryC1/StrS family aminotransferase — its product is MSVGMLNLQAQFRTIRDEVMAEVTQIFETQSFILGSRVKGLEESMAKLSGMKHGIGVSSGTDALLLSVMALKPKPGDEVITTPYTFFATASSIVRGGAKPVFVDIDEHTFNARGDMLESVITPRTRALMPVHLFGQMVDPAVWSSVARKHNLLIIEDAAQAVGAKFNNVVAGGFGDLNCFSFYPTKNLGGAGDGGMVLANDDALAHDVRINRVHGGKDRYFHDQIGICGRLDELQAAVLLIKFKHLEQWNNRRRAIAALYNDGLKATPAICPVEAPGAWHTYHQYCLRVPKRDELMEHLKTKGIGSMIYYPVPLHLQKCFDFLGYKEGAFPVSERLSKESIALPMSAELTDAEVHEVCDAVRGFYGGGGA